CATTCTGAAGTTTCTCGGACTGAGCAAAGAACACTTCAGCCAGCATTCGAACGCCGGCGAAACGGATACGGTCCGCAAAATTGTTCATCAACTCGACAGTCTTCCGGAGGACCAGGCCCGCTACATCGCCGCATTCGCTTATCTGTTGAGCCGCGTTGCCAGAGCCGATATGCAGGTCAGCACGGAAGAGACAGCGGCAATGGAGCGCATCGTCGTCTCGGAAGGCGGCTTGCCTGAGGCGCTGGCTACCGTCGTTGTGCAGATGGCCAAATCGCAGAACCTGCTCTTTGGCGCGACAGAAAACTACCTCGTAACACGGGAATTCGAACGCCTCGCCACTCGCGAGCAGAAGCTGGCCACGCTCGACTGCCTGTTTGCGGTGGCCGCAGCCGACAACAACATCAGCATCGACGAAGATAACGTGGTCAAACAGATATCGGAGGAACTCAAACTCTCGCATTCCGACTACATCGAAGCGCGATTGCGCTTCAAGGAATACCTGGCGGTCTTGAAGCCCGGCAAATCTGAAACGAACCTTCACTAACACCGAGGAGATTCTCAATGTCTTTAAGAATTAACGACGAGGCACCGAACTTTACTGCGCAGACGACGCAGGGAGATATCGACTTTCACAAATGGATCGGCGATGGCTGGGCCATCCTGTTCTCGCATCCGAAGGACTTCACCCCCGTCTGCACAACGGAACTCGGCTATATGGCGAAGCTCGAACCGCAGTTCAAAGCCCGGAACTGCAAGATCATCGGCCTGAGCGTCGATCCGGTAAGCAGCCACAGCAAGTGGGCTAACGACATTGAAGAAACTCAGGGCTCCAAAGTGAATTATCCGATGATCGGAGACCACGACCTCAAAGTCGCGAAGCTTTACAATATGCTTCCGGCGGACACCGCCGGAACATCCGAAGGCCGCACTTCCGCCACCAATGCCACGGTAAGAACAGTGTTTGTGGTCGGCCCCGACAAACAGATCAAGCTGATGATCAGCTATCCGATGAACACCGGCCGCAACTTCGATGAAATCCTGCGTGTTCTGGATTCGATGCAGCTGACGGCCAACCACAAGGTGGCGACGCCGGTGAATTGGAAAAACGGCGAGGATGTCATCATCCCGCCGGCGGTGTCGGACGAAGAGGCCAAGAAAAAGTATCCGCAGGGCTTCAAGACGCTGAAGCCGTATCTGCGCACCGTTTCTCAGCCGAAATAGGAAACGGTGCGACTACGTAATCACTTCAACGCTGACAGCGCCGGGCCTGAATCGCCGCGGGGCAACAGGCTCGGCCCTGACAGCGAAAAAAGCGTCGACGTCTTGAGCTTCGGGTCGACGAGAACGCCGATGAAGCAGTTCTGCATCTCCTCCCAGTTCTGATCGCCCCAGACGACGCGCTTTTCCGGATCGGGGTTGTACTTGTTGTTCGCCGAGTTGTCGTAATGCGCGATCCCGATGATGCGGGTTCCTTTCGGCACGAATAACGGCTGGTCCAGGTCGTATCCCATCTGCCAGTTGAAGTCCCACTTCGCTTTAAAAATCGTTTCCGCTTTGCCCGATGGATAAACCAGCTTGAACTCGTAGTCCTTGCCCCGCAGATGCATGTGCGGCTGCATGTACACCAGCTGCATGTCGGCGTTCGCCGTCATCTCTGAAACCACTTCCGCATTCCCGTCGCGCGGCGCGATCGCGAGGTTCGCGGCGGTCGGGCCGTTATGCATGAAGTATCGAAGCTTCGGCGGCTTCTTAGCGAAGACCAGGCCCACGCGAGCCCGGTCCGTGGTGGCCTGGCCAATCGAGGTGTAGTGCAGGTTGAAAACCAGGTCGGACCCTTTAGGGACGAACTTCGCAGATTCGTAGCGGCTGAAGTTCTGCGGGCCCAGGCCGGGGTTGAATTTGCCGAGCGTCTCCGGAGCCTCACCTTTCTGCAATACCATGCTGCCCGTTTCATACGCCTCTCCAGGCACAGCATCCTGCATGAATTCCGAGCCCGGCGGACGAACGAGCACGCGGCCGTGATGGAGGACTTTAGGATTGCCCGGCCGCATTTCGGCGGCGACAACCCACTCGTCTTCGGGGAAGTTTACCTTCACCAGAATATTTTGATAGTTGACCGTCCCCGTCGCCGGAACATTGAAGTCCTTCGGCATCTCGATGATCATGTCGGGCTTGATATTCCAGCCGTCCTGGAAAGTCACGGGAGGCGGCATGTCTTTCGGATCGCCTTCGGCGGCGCCGCCATCGGCCCACCCGCTGATCGTCTGGATGTCGGATTCGCTCAATCTGCGGTCGTTCGCGAAGTGACCATAGCCGGGATCCGCAAACCAGGGCGGCATCTGCCTGCTGATGACCGCTTCCTTCATCGCCTTCGCCCAGGGACGCGTGTCCTTATAAGTGAGGAACGACATGGGAGCGATTTCGCCCGGACGGTGACAGGTCTGGCAGTTCTTCTGCAGGATCGGCAGCACCTGCCTGTCGAAGGTAACGGCGGCGGGTTTCGGGCTTTCTTCCGCTTTCGCGGGGATCGAAGATGTCGCAGTGATGAATCCGAACAGAGCTGCGGCGAGCAGGACTAATCTAGATTGCATCGAGGCCTCCAGAGGGGAAGATTAGCCACAAAAGGCACAAAAGTAAAAAGAAGAGATTCTCTGTATTTTTTTGAGCCTTTTGTGGCTAATCTCCTCGTTGACCATGCAGGCTAAACCGCAGATCAGCATTTCTCCCGCGAAAGTGAAATCCGGCAACCCGGTTTACCAGACGGGCAGCGGCTGCACTCCAGACCGCACCGTCATGTCGCACCTTCTCCGGCCCAACGGAACCGAATACAACCCGCTGCGGCTGCGCACGGATGCGCAGGGCGAGTTCACGCACAAAATCGATACGATCATGCTGGATCCAGGCACTTACGAATCGTGGGTGGAGGACGAGGAATCCAAAGCGCTGTCCAACCACGCGCGATTCACAGTCGAATAGGATTACTTCTGCGAGCGGCTTTGCCGCGAATAATGAGGGCTGTACTGGAGGCCGTATGGAGTCGAGATCTTCGACTTGGCTTTCTCCTCGAAAAACTCCGACTGGGATTTGTGGATCGCCGTGACTTCCTCTTCCGAACAATCGCGCATCGTGATTTCCTCACGCGACACGAAAAAAACCTGGCCGACCGGCATATTGTGCGCGCCGTGAATCCCCTCTCCGGGTTGGAGGACGTAACGGAACTCGGTTTCATGCGCGTACCAATCGGTCTCGACGCGGATCACCAGCATGGGCGCAACCGGCCGCTCGATCATATTGAAGATCGACGAATAGACCGTGTCCCATCCCGCCGGCGTCTGAAAGTTCGTGGCGCCGGCCAGCGCGATGGCGCCCGGAGGCGTGCCGAGATCCTCCGGAATAATGAACGCGCGCATGATGGCGAGCGCCGCCTCGCGCGAAAGCGGCGGCTTCTTGCTCGCAAAGGCGACTTCTTCCTTGATCATCCCGATGCTACCGACCGGCAGTGAAATCGTCACGCTGAAAACCGGCTCCCACTTGCCTTTGCCGGCATCGACGAAGTAGATGAACTGATACTTCCCTTCTCCCTGATACTCGATGTGGAACGATTCCTTCGGCTCCAGCGGCGGATAAACCAGATAGCCGACAGCGCTGCCGGCTTCCAGCACAGGGCAATGCCGCGAATGCTGCGGCAGAAGCGGGCGCTGGCCTTCGCGCCGCGGTTTGAGGCCGGCGCCGGGCCGGCGTGAGTTGTACCAGAGTCGAACTTCCATGAGGATGGTATTGTAGTCCAGTCATGACAAAACACGCCCAACGTTTGGAAACGAAGGTCATCCATGCCGGAGAACCGGAACCGCGGATCGAAGGCGCGGTCATCCTGCCGATTTTTCAATCCGCCATGTTCGAATACGGCGAAGAAGACGATTACCACAGCCTGAAATACATCCGGCTCAACAACACGCCGAACCATACGGCGCTGCACGAAAAGCTTGCGGCTCTCGAGAACGCGGAAGACGCAATCGTCACCGCCAGCGGCATGGCGGCGATATCGACGGCGTTGCTTACGGTGCTTTCGGCCGGGGATCACCTGCTCGTGCAGGACTCCCTCTACGGCGGTACGCACAACTTCGTCACGAAAGATCTCGGAGCGTTCGGCATCGCATACGACTTCATCGATGCCGACGATCCGGACTCGTGGCAACCGAAGCTTCGCAAGAACACCAAGGCGATCTATATCGAAACGATGGCCAATCCCCTTTTGCACATTCCGGACGTCAAGGCCGCTGCCGCGTTTGCCAAAACGAATGGACTGGTTTCGATGATCGACAACACCTTCGCGAGCCCGGTCAATTTCCGCCCGGCCGAATGGGGCTTCGACCTGTCGCTGCACAGCTGCACGAAGTATCTCAACGGACACTCGGACATTGTGGCGGGCGCCGCCATCGGCCGGCGCGAACTCGTCGGACAGGTCAAGCGCCGGCTGGATCATCTTGGCGGTTCGCTCGATCCGCATGCGGCATTTCTGCTGCACCGCGGAATGAAGACGCTCGCCATCCGGATGAAGCAGCACAACGAAAGCGCCTTGAAGATCGCGCACTTTCTCGCCGGCCATCCGGCTATCGAGAAAGTGCACTATCCCGGCCTGGAAAGCCATCCGCGCCACGCCCGGGCGCGCGAACTGTTCGACGGATTCAGTGGAATGATCAGCTTCGAATTGAAGGGCGGAGTCGATACCGCGCAGCGCTTCATGAGCCGGACAAAGTTGCCGATCAACGCGCCCAGTCTCGGAGGCGTGGAAACCCTGATGACGCGGCCATCGAGGACATCGCATTCCGGCATGGCGCCGGAAGACCGCCGGCGACTCGGGATCTCGGACAAACTGATCCGGCTGTCGGTAGGGATCGAGGCAACGGAAGACTTGATTGAAGATTTTCGAGCAGCGCTGGAAGGCTGATTAAAACATTGGATCATTGGATCATTTGACGTTTCTTCATTTCTTCAATGGAAGCAATGAAGCAACCTGCAATGATGCAATGGTCCAATAACATTAACCGCTTTTTGTTGTTCCCTCCACTTCGAACCGGTAACCCAGCCACGGGTCCGTGAGAATGTACTGGGGTTTTGCGGGATTGGGCTCGATCTTCTTTCTTAAATGTGTAATGAAGACCCGGAGATAATCCGTCTGGTCACCGTAGTCCGGCCCCCACACGGCCTGTAACAGTTCCCGGTGCGGCACGGGCTTGCCGGCGTGTGATACGAGGTAGCGGAGGAGATCGAACTCCTTAGGCGTGAGCCGGACATTCTTCTTTCCGGAGCGGATCTTTCGCGCTTCAAAGTCGATCTCGAGATCGCCCGCGACAAACGTTCTCGGCCCGGCATTCGGAGGAGCGGGCGAACGCCGCAGGGCGGCACGGATTCGCGCGAGCAATTCATGTTTGCCGAACGGCTTGGTGACGTAATCATCGGCGCCGGCATCCAGGGCTTCCACCTTTTCCTCTTCTTCATGGCGGACGGTCAGGACAATGATCGGCACGTCGGAGTTTTCGCGGATCGACCGGCAGGTTTCCAGGCCGCTGATGCCGGGCATATTCAAGTCGAGAAGCACCAGGTCCGGGAGGAATTCGCGAAACCGCAGGAGCGCGGCTTCACCGGAGCGCGCTTCCAGGACTTCATAGTTTTCCCCGGAAAGAATAACGCGCATCACGCGGCGGATCTGCGGCTCATCATCGACAACGAGAACTTTTCCTGCGCTCACCTTTCCGCTCCTGTTGCGATTGGCAAGGTAAAGAAGAATTCGGAACCTTTTCCCCAGGCGCTTTCCACCCGGATCTCACCGCCATGAGCTTCGACGATGTCACGTGCGATCGTCAATCCCATTCCGGTTCCGGGAATGCGGCCGCCGCCTTCCACGCGGTAGTATTTCTCAAAAATATGCGAGACATCCTTCGCCGGAATGCCGGGGCCGAAGTCCTTGACGCTGATCTGCACGACGCCAATCTGCGCGGACGCGCGGATCAGGATCGCGGAGTCCGGACTGGCATACTTCAAGGCATTCGTCAGGAGCTGGCGAATCGTCAGCTCGATCAATTCTCCGTCTGCAACAACGGCGGGCAGGCCGCCTTCAACTTCAACCCGGACCTCGCGGTCTTCGAGCAGAATCCGAAGCTTTTGCCGGGCGGCGTTGATCAAGTCGGGGACCGAGTGCGGACGGCGGTCCAGCCGCAGATCGCCAGCTTCGATGCGCGCCATGCGGATCGTTTCAGTTACCAGTGAGTCCAGCCGGTCGGTTTCCTCCCCGATGATCGTGACCAGCTCTTTCTGCGCGCTGGGCCGTTCATCCATGATCGACGAGGCCGCCGCTTTGATCGAAGTCAAAGGCGTCTTGAACTCGTGAGCAAGTGCGTCGAGCATCATGGATTTGATCGCTTCATTCTGCCGCGCAGCCTCCATCCTGGCCGCCGCTTCCTCCGCGCGCGCGCGCTCCATGACGATCGCCGCGAGACTCGCCACAGACTGGAGGGCCGTGTCCGAGATGTGCACGCCGCGGATAGCAAGGCTTCCGATGGGGCCCGCGCCGAGGCTCAGCGGGAGAATGGACAGGCGGGCGGCGGGATCGTAGGACGAGGTTCTTTGAACTGCGGCGTCCTTCAACTTGGTATCGGAAATCACGGAGTCCATCGCTCCGGTGCGGTGAATCTGGTCCGTCACGCGATCGAAGACCGCGACGCCGGCAACTTCAAAAGCCTGCGCGATGCGATGCGAAACCTGACTCGCTGTGGCGGACCGGTTATCGACCAGCATCAAGGCGCGGCTGAGATCGTAAAGCCGCTCCATTTCCTGCTGACGGCGCGTCGCTTCCACCGCCCGCTGCTTCGCGCTCGCCGACAGCTGGCTCGCGACCACGGCTGTTATAAGGAATGCCGTCAGCGCCACCCAGTTCTGGGGATCCGCGACCGTGAGCGTGTAATAAGGCGGCAGCCAGAAGAAGTTGAAGCAGAACATTCCGGCAATCGAAGCAACGATCGCTTCGCGCAGGCCCCAGGCCGTAGCGATGGCGAGGATCGCCAGGAGGAAGGTCATCGCAACCGTGGTGCTGTTAACGTCCGTGAATACTCTGGAATAGAAGAAAGCAATTCCAGCGATCACTCCCAGGCTTGCGCAAACGCGAACGATGAATCCCTTCATTGTCTGAAGGAACTTAACACGAATCCAAGGTCGTGTCCTGGTTCAGAAGTACGTGCTTTTTCCCTACTCGGACTAAGCGAAAGGCACGGCGCACCTTCCGCCTTCCAGTCAGAGGAGGGGTTCTCCGCGGCGGCTGACTTCTTCGCGGATGTCCCGGATCACTTCACCGCTTTCCCTGGAATGGAGTTGCTCATTCATGCGGCGCAAGGCGACGCCGACCACGTCGCGGTGATGGAGTTTGGCGCCGGTGTATTTGCCGCTCATTTCGAGCCACAGCTCATGCACCAGATCGATGTCTTCGGGCCACAGCCTGGGCGGGTGCGGGCCAAGGTTCACAAACATGGACGGCCTTTCGGGTGTGATGATCTCGAGTGAGAACGGATGCCGGGGCTCCGGGAGCTTTTCCCACGCCTGCCCGATCCGTTGCGCCAGTTCTTCCGAATCCATTCTTGCCGAGACGCCCGTCACCAGACGCGAAGCCTGAAGTTTGGCCGCCGTCTGAACCATGGCATCGAACGGATTGACAGCCGGCACAACCAGGAGGTCCACCGTTTTACCTTGTTTCTCCGCCATGGCGACGACGCGGGTGAACAACTCCCCTTCATCGTCGGTAAAAAGCTGGTTCTCGCCCAGATCATACTCGCCGGCCCCTGTCGAGACCGCGCGAACGGCCATCACGACGATATCGTGCCGCCGCATGTTCGTCTTCTCCAACACGCTTTCGAGGTGGGCCATCCGGTTGTAATTCCGCACCGCGGCAAGAATGCAGCCGGGTCTGGCGTGCATTCCGCTCATGTTGATCGCTATATCGGGACGGATGTCCAGGTTGAACTGCTCGAGGCCTTGTTTGTTCTTACGCTTCGCCTTTGCGTTGAGACGCACGGAAATGGTGAATACGATGAACAGAAACAAAGTAAAGCCGACGCCGAAATAGGTTGCGATCTCTTTAGTAAAGAGGTTCGCGATGGCGACAAAGAACAGAACCATCGTCGTCAACAGCAGACCTATCGGGATTTCGCGCCCGCCGACCGTAATGTTGAGCGGAGTCTTATATTCCTGGTCGTGCCGTTTGAATCTCAGAACTGTAACGCCAAGGGCCTTCATGAAGAAGCTCCATACCACGCCGAACGCATAAGCTTCACCGAGCAGATTGACGTTGCCGCGGCTCGCAGCGATCGTCAGGATCTGAAGGCCGACGATCGTATTGATCAGCCGGTACGATGTTCCGAATTTGGGGTGCGGCTTCCGGAACCACGGCACGAGCACTCCGTCTTCCGCAAGACGGTTGAGAACGCCATTCGCTCCGATAATCGATGTGTTCACCGCACCGGAGAGAATCAGCACGCCGACGACGACCACGAAGATATGGAACGCCAGCCGCAGCAACTGGGGGCCGATGAGATGATTGGTCAACCCGCCCAGGAGGTTTTGCACGTATTGCGGGCGGACGGAATCGGGAATAATCATCCCGGCCAGCAAGGTGATAAGTCCGGTGCACACCACGGCATACACGCAAACGATGTTTGCAGCCAGCTTCAGCTTCTGCAGTTTCGGAGCCTCGATTTCGCGGTAGACCTGGGCCAGCGTTTCAAAACCGCTCATCGCCAGGACGGAATGCCCGAACGCGACGACGACCAGGATCAGAGGCATCCGAATCCAGCGCGTGCCGGCCAGCCAACCCAGGTCCGCTGCCGGATGGGCGAATTCCAGATTCGAAGGAATCGGCGCCGGGGGAATCTGCGCCGGCCCAAGCTTCAGGAGCGTGAGACCGCACCAGATGAGGAACATCACCACCATGACGGTCGTGATCTGCATAATTCGAAGCGCCTTCGAACTCGATTCATGCACACCCTTGATGTTGGTCCACCAGAAGTACAAGGTCGCGAGAACCCCGAAGGCAGCCGAAAACTGGAATGCAGGAATCGGCGAACCGGCATGCAACATCTGCGAGATTTCGTTGATGACGCCCGCAAGATATTGTCCGGCGCTGACGACACTGATGGGACCGGTGAGAATGTAATCGAAGATCAGAGCGGAGACCGACAAACGCGCAAGGAATGGCCCCATCGCGTCCCGCACGACGACATAGACGCCGCCGCGGACATACATGCTGCAACTCTCCAGGTAAATCGATCTCACCGCGAAGCTGAACAACATAACGGCGAGAATGAACCAGGGCGCACTTTTGCCGATCGTGTTCTCGGCAATGCCGCCGGCATAAAAAGCGGACGAGGCCAGGTCGCTTAAAACGATTGCAGCACCGCGCCAGAAAGAAATAAACGAAAGCATGACCGTGCTTGCAACAACGACCCGCGTTGCCGCCGACCCGGCAGTTAACGGCTGATTCTTCGACAAACAGTCCCTCCTGGATGACAGGAACTGTAGTTTATATAAACGCAACCGTTAGACAATCATTTCATTATGCGTGCACCGCGCAGCGCAGGAACGCCGGCGCAGCCGTGGTAGTGTTAATGCTGTGAATACGGGAAACTCCACATGAATACCACACTGTTGCTTCTATTTACGGCGGCCCTGTTCGAGGCCGGAGGCGACGCGCTGGTCCGTTCCGGGATGCGCGCCCCGGTTACCGCAACCAAGGTGATCTTTTTCCTGGCCGGCGCGGTCGTCCTGTTTGCTTACGGATATGTAGTGAACAGCCCATCCTGGGACTTCGGCCGGCTGATCGGTGTGTACATTGTGTTCTTTTTCATCATCGCGCAGCTGATAAATTGGCTCGTGTTTCACCAGCCGCCGGGCAGAGCCCTGGTGATCGGCGGAGCTTTCATCGTCGCCGGCGGAGCCATCATTTCATACGGCGCCTGAGCTCAAGGTAAACTGAAGCTCCAGTGCGAGTGCTCTATTCGGTTTTCGCAATCATCGTCATCAATCTGGTGCTCAGCGGAGACAATGCGGTCGTTATCGGGATGGCGGCGCACCGGCTGCCGGCCAACGACCGGCGCAGGGCCATCACTCTGGGCGGCGCGGCTGCGATTGTTTTACGGATAATCCTGACGATCCCCGCAATGTACTTGCTTCGCGTGTCCGGCCTCCGGATCACGGGAGGACTGCTGCTGATCTGGATCGCCGTCAGACTCCTCAAAGAGGAAGAGGAAAGCGAAGAAGGCGTCAAAGTTGCGGCGACCATGCGCGAAGCCATATTCACCATCCTGGTCGCGGACCTCGTGATGAGCACCGACAACATTCTCGGCGTCGCCGCCGCGAGCAACAATAACATCTACCTGCTTCTATTCGGGCTGATCGTCAGCATGGCCATCATCATGTGGATGGGCAGCATTGTCGCCAGGCTCATCAATCAATTCTTGTGGCTTTCTTATATAGGAGCGGCCGTCATCGCATGGACCGGAGCGTCGATGATCTTCGACGATCCCCTGCTGGAAGGGAAAAGCTGGACCGGACGCAACGTCGCCTACGTTTCCGCCGCTGCCATCACGATAGCAGTGACTGCATTTGCCCACTGGTTCCATCGCGTTCGGAGGTCTGATTAACAGAAACGTCATGTAACGGGCGGCCTCCGGCTGGCGTATTTCAAGTCATTAGCGTCTGGCCTCTAAAGAACGGAAACGATTCACCGGGAGGATTTAATGAAGTCGAAGCTGAGTATCTTATTGATTTGTATGTTTGCAATGGCTGGCTTGGCCCTGGCCCAGGCAAAAGTGGACGGCAAATGGAGCGCCACAATCGAGGGCGGCCGCAGAGGACCGCAAATGGTCACGATAACGCTTATGTCGAATGGCGGCAAAGTGACCGGCACGATCGACGCCGGCGGCCGCGGCGGGCCGGTGATGATCGAGGAAGGGATGATCAGCGGAAATACCGTTAAGTTCAAGCAGAAACAGATGGGCCGGAACGGCGAAGTCATTCTGAACTACACCGGCACGCTCAGCGGCGACGAAATCAAGTTCAAGCGGGAGCAGGAAGGCGGCCAGGGTATGCCCGTCGAATTCACCGCAAAGAGAGCCGGTTAGCCGAGCGCTTTTCTTTCAACATGGCGTGTGAGCGCCCCCTGCCGGCCGTAAGGTCGGCAGGGGGGCGCTCACACGCACCTTTCAGCTGTAGCCCACCAGACGATTCACAACCCTCAGTAATCGGAACGCATCCGGCAGGTAGAAACCGATCAGGCTGGAGACATCAAATCCGGGCCGCACGGGATTGACATGCCCATACATGCGCAACAAAGTCACACTGCTGTTCAGCCCTTTTGCGCGCGCCGCCCGGTCGAACTCGACACTCTGGCTCGATGGAATGACCGGGTCGTCCATGCCATGAACAAGAATGAGCGGCGCCTTCAGCTGCGCCAGAAAAGTTGCGGGGGACAGCGCCGCAAGCCTGGCCTGAGTGGAGTGCGGCAGATCGCTGAATCGCGCGCGAAATTCGCCGGGGGTTTGCGCGGCAAAGAGACGCGCGATCCGTTCACGGCCGATCTCGTCGGCGGCAAGATCCGGATTTGCCGTCAGGTATGCCCACTTCGCATACGCCACCGGCGGCTCCGGCCCGGTGACAAGAAACTCCAGCGCCTCGCGGATATCGAAGTAACCGCCGAAGGCCAGTATGAACCGAACATGATCGCGGATGTCCGCATCGGCGGCAGCGGCCATGGCGGGACCACAGCCGTAGCTGAAGCAGGCAATTCCGGCATCGCGCCCGATTAATTCGAAGGTGTTCCTGATGTTGAGAGACTCCGCCGGCGTCAAATGTACCTTCCGCATCTCAGCGAAGTCGGGGACGTAGACTTCGAAACCCGACTGCGCGAGGCCGTCGGCGATACGGACGAGGTCGAGGCTGTTTTTCCCGGTGGGATTAACGCCGTGAACGATCAGAAGCGCCGAAGGGAAAGCGTCATCGCCGTAGATATCGATCGGAATGCCGGCGTGCTCAACGCTTCGATGATGGACGGCGCCCTTCCAGGAATCGAGCGCCGCCGGGTAGCCGGCAAGCTTCAGGGCTAGAAAGCTGACGAGAAGTG
The Terriglobia bacterium genome window above contains:
- a CDS encoding TerB family tellurite resistance protein — its product is MSILKFLGLSKEHFSQHSNAGETDTVRKIVHQLDSLPEDQARYIAAFAYLLSRVARADMQVSTEETAAMERIVVSEGGLPEALATVVVQMAKSQNLLFGATENYLVTREFERLATREQKLATLDCLFAVAAADNNISIDEDNVVKQISEELKLSHSDYIEARLRFKEYLAVLKPGKSETNLH
- a CDS encoding peroxiredoxin; the protein is MSLRINDEAPNFTAQTTQGDIDFHKWIGDGWAILFSHPKDFTPVCTTELGYMAKLEPQFKARNCKIIGLSVDPVSSHSKWANDIEETQGSKVNYPMIGDHDLKVAKLYNMLPADTAGTSEGRTSATNATVRTVFVVGPDKQIKLMISYPMNTGRNFDEILRVLDSMQLTANHKVATPVNWKNGEDVIIPPAVSDEEAKKKYPQGFKTLKPYLRTVSQPK
- a CDS encoding thiol-disulfide isomerase encodes the protein MQSRLVLLAAALFGFITATSSIPAKAEESPKPAAVTFDRQVLPILQKNCQTCHRPGEIAPMSFLTYKDTRPWAKAMKEAVISRQMPPWFADPGYGHFANDRRLSESDIQTISGWADGGAAEGDPKDMPPPVTFQDGWNIKPDMIIEMPKDFNVPATGTVNYQNILVKVNFPEDEWVVAAEMRPGNPKVLHHGRVLVRPPGSEFMQDAVPGEAYETGSMVLQKGEAPETLGKFNPGLGPQNFSRYESAKFVPKGSDLVFNLHYTSIGQATTDRARVGLVFAKKPPKLRYFMHNGPTAANLAIAPRDGNAEVVSEMTANADMQLVYMQPHMHLRGKDYEFKLVYPSGKAETIFKAKWDFNWQMGYDLDQPLFVPKGTRIIGIAHYDNSANNKYNPDPEKRVVWGDQNWEEMQNCFIGVLVDPKLKTSTLFSLSGPSLLPRGDSGPALSALK
- a CDS encoding PLP-dependent aspartate aminotransferase family protein yields the protein MTKHAQRLETKVIHAGEPEPRIEGAVILPIFQSAMFEYGEEDDYHSLKYIRLNNTPNHTALHEKLAALENAEDAIVTASGMAAISTALLTVLSAGDHLLVQDSLYGGTHNFVTKDLGAFGIAYDFIDADDPDSWQPKLRKNTKAIYIETMANPLLHIPDVKAAAAFAKTNGLVSMIDNTFASPVNFRPAEWGFDLSLHSCTKYLNGHSDIVAGAAIGRRELVGQVKRRLDHLGGSLDPHAAFLLHRGMKTLAIRMKQHNESALKIAHFLAGHPAIEKVHYPGLESHPRHARARELFDGFSGMISFELKGGVDTAQRFMSRTKLPINAPSLGGVETLMTRPSRTSHSGMAPEDRRRLGISDKLIRLSVGIEATEDLIEDFRAALEG
- a CDS encoding response regulator transcription factor, which codes for MSAGKVLVVDDEPQIRRVMRVILSGENYEVLEARSGEAALLRFREFLPDLVLLDLNMPGISGLETCRSIRENSDVPIIVLTVRHEEEEKVEALDAGADDYVTKPFGKHELLARIRAALRRSPAPPNAGPRTFVAGDLEIDFEARKIRSGKKNVRLTPKEFDLLRYLVSHAGKPVPHRELLQAVWGPDYGDQTDYLRVFITHLRKKIEPNPAKPQYILTDPWLGYRFEVEGTTKSG
- a CDS encoding ATP-binding protein; the encoded protein is MKGFIVRVCASLGVIAGIAFFYSRVFTDVNSTTVAMTFLLAILAIATAWGLREAIVASIAGMFCFNFFWLPPYYTLTVADPQNWVALTAFLITAVVASQLSASAKQRAVEATRRQQEMERLYDLSRALMLVDNRSATASQVSHRIAQAFEVAGVAVFDRVTDQIHRTGAMDSVISDTKLKDAAVQRTSSYDPAARLSILPLSLGAGPIGSLAIRGVHISDTALQSVASLAAIVMERARAEEAAARMEAARQNEAIKSMMLDALAHEFKTPLTSIKAAASSIMDERPSAQKELVTIIGEETDRLDSLVTETIRMARIEAGDLRLDRRPHSVPDLINAARQKLRILLEDREVRVEVEGGLPAVVADGELIELTIRQLLTNALKYASPDSAILIRASAQIGVVQISVKDFGPGIPAKDVSHIFEKYYRVEGGGRIPGTGMGLTIARDIVEAHGGEIRVESAWGKGSEFFFTLPIATGAER
- a CDS encoding APC family permease, which codes for MSKNQPLTAGSAATRVVVASTVMLSFISFWRGAAIVLSDLASSAFYAGGIAENTIGKSAPWFILAVMLFSFAVRSIYLESCSMYVRGGVYVVVRDAMGPFLARLSVSALIFDYILTGPISVVSAGQYLAGVINEISQMLHAGSPIPAFQFSAAFGVLATLYFWWTNIKGVHESSSKALRIMQITTVMVVMFLIWCGLTLLKLGPAQIPPAPIPSNLEFAHPAADLGWLAGTRWIRMPLILVVVAFGHSVLAMSGFETLAQVYREIEAPKLQKLKLAANIVCVYAVVCTGLITLLAGMIIPDSVRPQYVQNLLGGLTNHLIGPQLLRLAFHIFVVVVGVLILSGAVNTSIIGANGVLNRLAEDGVLVPWFRKPHPKFGTSYRLINTIVGLQILTIAASRGNVNLLGEAYAFGVVWSFFMKALGVTVLRFKRHDQEYKTPLNITVGGREIPIGLLLTTMVLFFVAIANLFTKEIATYFGVGFTLFLFIVFTISVRLNAKAKRKNKQGLEQFNLDIRPDIAINMSGMHARPGCILAAVRNYNRMAHLESVLEKTNMRRHDIVVMAVRAVSTGAGEYDLGENQLFTDDEGELFTRVVAMAEKQGKTVDLLVVPAVNPFDAMVQTAAKLQASRLVTGVSARMDSEELAQRIGQAWEKLPEPRHPFSLEIITPERPSMFVNLGPHPPRLWPEDIDLVHELWLEMSGKYTGAKLHHRDVVGVALRRMNEQLHSRESGEVIRDIREEVSRRGEPLL
- a CDS encoding TerC family protein is translated as MRVLYSVFAIIVINLVLSGDNAVVIGMAAHRLPANDRRRAITLGGAAAIVLRIILTIPAMYLLRVSGLRITGGLLLIWIAVRLLKEEEESEEGVKVAATMREAIFTILVADLVMSTDNILGVAAASNNNIYLLLFGLIVSMAIIMWMGSIVARLINQFLWLSYIGAAVIAWTGASMIFDDPLLEGKSWTGRNVAYVSAAAITIAVTAFAHWFHRVRRSD
- a CDS encoding alpha/beta fold hydrolase yields the protein MRTTRRDGLARNRRLLVAVACGVFLLLFLRRALLVSFLALKLAGYPAALDSWKGAVHHRSVEHAGIPIDIYGDDAFPSALLIVHGVNPTGKNSLDLVRIADGLAQSGFEVYVPDFAEMRKVHLTPAESLNIRNTFELIGRDAGIACFSYGCGPAMAAAADADIRDHVRFILAFGGYFDIREALEFLVTGPEPPVAYAKWAYLTANPDLAADEIGRERIARLFAAQTPGEFRARFSDLPHSTQARLAALSPATFLAQLKAPLILVHGMDDPVIPSSQSVEFDRAARAKGLNSSVTLLRMYGHVNPVRPGFDVSSLIGFYLPDAFRLLRVVNRLVGYS